A window of the Nibribacter ruber genome harbors these coding sequences:
- a CDS encoding SGNH/GDSL hydrolase family protein, with protein sequence MPSKRSNLLPWLMGVLLFIFFATEGKQMRAAQNSPDTIAGDGWEWHAVQEFGVRGLGWPELEETFTRLPAAAKGQVTDEVWKLSQHSAGVHVVFSSNSKKLKVKWSVRGNNSFNHMAPTVVKGVDLYALGAKGWQWVGVGKPTGKKNEAELVVNPVAQDRKFLLYLPLYDGVDSVSIGVEDGATIKRVEKNTQKPIVFYGTSITQGACASRPGMAYPALVGRQLNRETINLGFSGNGKMEPAMGKLLTDLNPALYVIDCLPNLKPEEVLPKTLALVKTLRERNAKAPILLVENIPYAHEWVDLHVAGLVSQKNKRLQEAYAQLKKEGISRLYYLSNKNLVPANGEGTVDGIHLTDLGFTQLSKTMAKEIKTILARAK encoded by the coding sequence ATGCCCTCTAAGCGTTCTAACCTTTTGCCCTGGCTCATGGGCGTTCTGTTGTTCATTTTCTTCGCCACAGAAGGAAAACAAATGCGAGCTGCTCAAAATAGCCCAGACACTATTGCTGGAGACGGCTGGGAATGGCATGCGGTACAGGAGTTTGGCGTGCGGGGATTAGGATGGCCAGAACTGGAGGAGACCTTTACCCGGCTTCCGGCAGCAGCCAAAGGACAGGTTACCGATGAGGTTTGGAAACTGAGCCAACATTCGGCCGGTGTGCACGTGGTGTTTTCCTCTAACTCAAAGAAGTTGAAAGTGAAGTGGAGTGTGCGCGGCAATAATAGCTTTAACCACATGGCGCCCACCGTGGTGAAAGGCGTTGATCTGTACGCGCTTGGAGCCAAAGGCTGGCAATGGGTGGGCGTAGGGAAGCCCACTGGCAAGAAGAATGAAGCAGAACTGGTGGTCAACCCAGTGGCTCAGGATAGAAAATTCCTCTTGTATTTACCCTTGTATGACGGGGTAGACTCCGTTTCAATCGGCGTTGAAGACGGGGCCACTATCAAACGGGTAGAAAAAAACACCCAGAAACCTATTGTGTTTTATGGTACCTCCATCACGCAGGGAGCGTGCGCCTCACGGCCCGGTATGGCGTATCCGGCATTGGTGGGCCGTCAACTAAACCGGGAGACCATCAATCTGGGCTTTTCTGGCAATGGTAAGATGGAGCCAGCCATGGGAAAACTGCTCACCGACCTGAATCCTGCCTTGTACGTGATAGACTGCCTGCCCAACCTTAAGCCCGAGGAGGTGCTTCCTAAGACATTGGCCCTGGTGAAAACCCTGCGTGAGCGTAACGCAAAAGCCCCCATTCTGCTAGTAGAAAACATTCCCTACGCCCATGAGTGGGTAGACCTGCACGTGGCCGGTTTGGTGAGCCAAAAGAACAAGCGTTTACAAGAAGCCTACGCTCAGTTAAAGAAGGAGGGTATTTCGCGGCTGTATTACCTGTCCAACAAAAACCTGGTGCCCGCCAACGGAGAGGGCACCGTAGACGGCATTCACCTGACAGATTTGGGCTTTACTCAATTAAGCAAAACAATGGCCAAGGAAATAAAGACCATCCTGGCGCGCGCTAAATAA
- a CDS encoding copper amine oxidase, protein MKKIPLLLLSLCFAKTISAQTLDAQLTQAILQSKQGAVVELPGFLKQKFTSIEYQKIVAPGPQYLISDDPEYIRVPEAIAFQEPVQPGAVRLYVYNVNGIKELEKIDRKITAVIKNTGTADMHIRMLKYSSQAPTTNYFKAGKEGLADYFASKPESKVRTVKPGQSIALDERLEKNVVKYDELVHGFYEFVIDQPGQVAVLQTDLKTSGPAAFARIKDVLPPKSKSGAGRGVFGVSNYRIITQGVLDTKNGASEIIIADGKKDPWVQGRESSRNEVATLAGNYGVMYEVEMKWKSSDGKGLALVTYNSRAEDNQWCGGMAAAIVMSKGKFDAGIIQLPSDRLNTKKDPEAIVIQVFPPAPNGEEQTIRFTYSPPGASCLPTPLIFVPIDMQ, encoded by the coding sequence ATGAAGAAGATTCCCCTGCTCCTGTTATCTCTCTGTTTCGCAAAAACAATTTCTGCCCAGACCTTAGATGCCCAGCTAACACAAGCCATCCTGCAAAGTAAGCAGGGGGCAGTGGTAGAATTGCCAGGCTTCTTGAAGCAGAAGTTTACCTCTATTGAATACCAGAAGATTGTTGCGCCCGGTCCCCAGTACCTCATTTCAGATGACCCAGAATACATACGCGTGCCCGAAGCCATTGCTTTTCAAGAGCCAGTACAGCCTGGTGCGGTGCGCTTATATGTGTACAATGTGAACGGCATCAAAGAGCTAGAGAAAATTGACCGGAAGATTACGGCGGTCATCAAGAATACGGGCACGGCAGACATGCACATCCGCATGCTCAAGTACTCTTCACAGGCCCCTACCACCAATTATTTTAAAGCTGGTAAAGAAGGCCTGGCAGATTATTTCGCCTCAAAGCCAGAAAGCAAAGTACGCACGGTAAAGCCCGGCCAATCCATTGCCCTGGACGAGCGCCTGGAGAAAAACGTGGTGAAGTATGATGAGCTGGTGCACGGCTTCTATGAGTTTGTCATTGACCAGCCCGGCCAGGTGGCAGTGCTGCAAACCGATCTAAAAACCTCAGGTCCGGCAGCATTTGCCAGAATCAAGGACGTGCTGCCTCCTAAAAGTAAAAGCGGGGCCGGCCGCGGCGTGTTTGGCGTGAGCAATTACCGCATTATTACGCAGGGCGTGCTAGACACCAAAAACGGAGCCAGCGAGATTATCATCGCCGATGGCAAGAAAGACCCCTGGGTGCAGGGCCGTGAAAGCAGCCGAAACGAGGTTGCCACTTTGGCCGGTAACTACGGGGTGATGTACGAGGTGGAAATGAAATGGAAAAGCTCAGACGGCAAAGGCCTGGCCTTGGTCACCTACAACTCCCGCGCAGAAGACAACCAGTGGTGCGGGGGCATGGCGGCTGCCATAGTCATGAGCAAGGGCAAGTTTGACGCCGGCATCATTCAATTGCCCAGTGACCGCCTCAATACCAAAAAAGACCCTGAGGCGATTGTGATTCAGGTGTTTCCGCCGGCTCCCAACGGCGAAGAGCAGACCATCAGGTTCACGTATTCTCCGCCCGGCGCCTCCTGCCTGCCAACACCCCTCATTTTTGTACCCATTGATATGCAATAG
- a CDS encoding glycoside hydrolase family 10 protein, with the protein MKTSFLKLLCLLLAFFSVSSCSAKAEEEPAPAPVKKERFSGVWITNVASNALDSRENIRQAVALCEQYGINNIFMVVWNRGRTLYPSQVMQSTFGVRIADKFAGRDPLAEMIEEAHKKNIKVHAWFEYGFAASNNENGGLILQTKPEWAAKDASGNLLKKNGFEWMNAFHPEVQAFMTSLVTEVVSNYAVDGVQGDDRLPALPSTGGYDDYTVNLYKSQHNNATPPSNYKEAAWVTWRTNLLTDYLGSLYAAVKKIKPNVIVSTAPSIYPWAKEEYLQDWPVWLNKGYTDMVLPQHYRYDITAYQAVLKQQLSFLEPQHRSKFFPGVLIQNADYNPSPEFLSQMVAENRRQGITGESFWFFEGIKKFPEFFAAYKQQVAQ; encoded by the coding sequence ATGAAGACTAGCTTCCTAAAACTATTGTGTCTGCTGCTTGCTTTTTTCTCTGTGAGCAGCTGCTCTGCCAAGGCAGAAGAGGAGCCTGCCCCTGCGCCAGTGAAAAAAGAACGGTTCTCAGGAGTTTGGATCACCAACGTGGCCAGCAACGCCTTGGACTCCAGAGAGAACATACGGCAGGCTGTTGCTTTGTGTGAACAATACGGCATCAACAACATCTTCATGGTGGTCTGGAACCGTGGCAGAACGCTGTACCCCAGCCAAGTCATGCAGAGTACGTTTGGCGTGCGCATTGCGGATAAGTTTGCCGGCCGTGATCCCTTAGCAGAAATGATAGAGGAGGCGCACAAGAAGAACATAAAGGTGCATGCCTGGTTTGAGTATGGCTTTGCGGCTTCCAACAATGAGAACGGAGGCCTTATCCTGCAGACCAAACCAGAATGGGCGGCCAAAGACGCCAGCGGAAACCTCCTCAAAAAGAACGGCTTTGAGTGGATGAACGCGTTTCACCCAGAGGTACAGGCATTCATGACCTCCTTGGTGACAGAAGTAGTGAGTAACTACGCCGTGGACGGCGTACAGGGAGATGACCGGTTGCCGGCACTGCCTTCTACTGGTGGCTATGATGACTACACAGTAAACCTATACAAGTCTCAGCACAACAACGCCACTCCGCCTTCTAATTACAAAGAGGCCGCTTGGGTTACCTGGCGTACCAACCTCTTAACTGATTATTTAGGCTCCTTATACGCGGCCGTAAAGAAAATCAAACCCAACGTAATTGTTTCTACGGCACCAAGCATCTACCCCTGGGCCAAAGAAGAATATCTGCAAGACTGGCCCGTCTGGTTGAACAAAGGCTATACTGACATGGTCTTGCCCCAACACTACCGCTATGACATCACCGCGTACCAGGCAGTGCTTAAGCAGCAGTTGAGTTTCCTGGAACCACAGCACCGCAGTAAGTTCTTTCCGGGCGTACTCATCCAGAATGCAGACTATAACCCGTCTCCAGAATTTTTAAGCCAGATGGTAGCCGAGAACAGAAGACAAGGCATCACCGGTGAGAGCTTCTGGTTCTTTGAAGGCATCAAAAAATTCCCTGAATTCTTTGCCGCATATAAGCAGCAAGTCGCTCAGTAG